The Chitinophaga pinensis DSM 2588 region TACCTTACATCGGTTATCTTCCGGGTCATGACGATCATATATATGTCGCATCCGGATATGGCGGTAATGGTATGACATTCGGAACTGTTGCTGCACAATTACTGAAGTGTATCATTTTGAAGGAAAATGCGACGCTGGAAAAACTATTCGACCCTAACAGGATCAAACCCGTAGCAGGCTTTACGAATTTTGTGACACATAACACAGACGTTGTTAAAGAAATCTTTGGTAAGCTGTTCTCTGCAGATGAACTCAGACAGCTGGGAGACCTTGCACCAGGAGAAGGAAAGCTGGTCAGTTACCATGATAAGAAAGTAGCATTATACAGGGATGATGCCGGCAAATTCTATGCGCTGAATCCTACCTGTACACACATGGGCTGTGATGTAAAATGGAACCAGACAGAAAGATCCTGGGATTGCCCTTGTCATGGTGCACGGTACAATTACGACGGTAAAGTCATTACAGGTCCTGCTGATGCCGACCTGGAAGCCCTTGTTTTATCTTCAGAAAATGCAAAAGTGGTATGATCGAATCAGGTTACGACATAGACATCATTAATAATATATCTACTATCCTTCAGCAAAGAGAGGAAACACTTGCAATCGCGGAAAGCGTAACGGCCGGTCAGCTGCAGGTGGCTTTCTCTCTTGCAGACGGAGCCACGCAGATCTTACAGGGAGGTATTACCGCTTACAATATCGGACAGAAAGCGCGGCACCTTAAAGTTGACCCGGTTCATGCGGGTAATACAAACTGCGTTTCGCAAAAGGTAGCAGACCAGATGGCAGCGGAAGTACTGCAGTTATTTGCTGCTGACTGGGGTATCGCCATTACCGGTTATGCGTCTCCAGTGCCTGAAGAGAACATCTTTGAATTGTTTGCCCATTACGCTATCTATCATCGGCAAAACTGCATTAAATGCGGACGTATCACAGCGCCTGTTGGTGAGGTATTGGGCGTAAGGACACATTTCGCCAACACCGTATTACAAAAATTTCGTGAAGCCTGCAGTCAGATCCACATCTGAAGGATGGCATGGAATAATCTTTGTCGCACTATTCATAAACGCTTGTTATGAAGCAGACATCTATTGATAAAGAAATCATACATACAGATTATACCAAAGAAGGTATTCCGGAATCTGTTAAAAATTTTCGTCCTTCTATTTACAGAGACGGGGAAATGTACCATTGTATACTCGGGACAGATAAACAAACCGGGGTATTCGGCAGTGGAAAATCGGTTGATGAAGCCATGAGGGAGTGGGATAAATCCTATCAGGAAAAGAAAAGGAAATAACCATAAAAAGGTCCTCCCGTATAAACAGGAGGACCACA contains the following coding sequences:
- a CDS encoding CinA family protein, giving the protein MIESGYDIDIINNISTILQQREETLAIAESVTAGQLQVAFSLADGATQILQGGITAYNIGQKARHLKVDPVHAGNTNCVSQKVADQMAAEVLQLFAADWGIAITGYASPVPEENIFELFAHYAIYHRQNCIKCGRITAPVGEVLGVRTHFANTVLQKFREACSQIHI